Proteins from a genomic interval of Micromonospora sp. NBC_00389:
- a CDS encoding MFS transporter, which translates to MTTLDPTPASLPAALAEPTVPVRRGWIGLIFAANLGVWMAFFTPIQVLLPQQVEQIAPGDKETMLAVVTGLGALAAVLANPLAGALSDRTCLRVAGREFGRRHVWTAGGALVGAAALMLLAQQRTILGVALAWVAAQVCFNAMLASLTAAIPDRVPVVQRGGVSGWVGIPQALGLVLGAVLVTAVVTGNAAGYLAIAVAILLLSLPFALFTTDDPLPRAHRPALRVRALLTSMWINPRRHPDFAWAWITRFLVQLGNALGTLYLLYFLTDGVRHPDPEGGLLVLILLYTLGMMLTAVVAGRLSDRSGRRKIYVIVSGLIMAVAALLLAVAPVWPMAIVAALLLGAGYGVYLAVDAALITQVLPRATDRAKDLGVINIANSAPQVLGPALSAPLVVHLGGYPTLYAVTAAVTLVGSALVVKIRSVP; encoded by the coding sequence GTGACCACCCTCGACCCGACCCCGGCGTCGCTGCCGGCCGCGCTCGCCGAGCCGACCGTGCCGGTGCGGCGCGGCTGGATCGGGTTGATCTTCGCGGCCAACCTCGGGGTGTGGATGGCGTTCTTCACGCCGATCCAGGTGCTGTTGCCGCAGCAGGTCGAGCAGATCGCGCCGGGCGACAAGGAGACCATGCTGGCGGTGGTCACCGGCCTGGGCGCGCTGGCCGCGGTGCTGGCCAACCCCCTCGCGGGCGCGCTCTCCGACCGGACCTGCCTGCGGGTGGCCGGCCGGGAGTTCGGCCGCCGGCACGTCTGGACCGCCGGCGGCGCACTGGTCGGCGCGGCGGCCCTGATGCTGCTGGCCCAGCAGCGGACCATCCTGGGTGTCGCCCTCGCCTGGGTCGCCGCACAGGTCTGCTTCAACGCGATGCTGGCCAGCCTCACCGCGGCCATCCCGGACCGGGTGCCGGTGGTGCAGCGCGGCGGGGTCTCCGGCTGGGTGGGCATCCCGCAGGCGCTCGGGCTGGTGCTCGGCGCGGTGCTGGTCACCGCCGTCGTCACCGGCAACGCCGCCGGCTACCTGGCCATCGCGGTGGCCATCCTGCTGCTGTCGCTGCCGTTCGCGCTGTTCACCACCGACGACCCGCTGCCCCGCGCGCACCGGCCGGCGCTGCGGGTGCGGGCGCTGCTGACCTCGATGTGGATCAACCCGCGCCGGCACCCGGACTTCGCCTGGGCCTGGATCACCCGGTTCCTGGTCCAGCTCGGCAACGCGCTCGGCACCCTCTACCTGCTGTACTTCCTCACCGACGGGGTGCGCCACCCCGACCCCGAGGGTGGCCTGCTCGTGCTGATCCTGCTCTACACGCTCGGCATGATGCTGACCGCGGTGGTCGCCGGCCGGCTGTCGGACCGCTCCGGGCGGCGCAAGATCTACGTGATCGTGTCTGGGCTGATCATGGCGGTGGCGGCGCTGCTGCTCGCGGTCGCGCCGGTCTGGCCGATGGCGATCGTCGCGGCGCTGCTGCTCGGCGCCGGGTACGGCGTCTACCTCGCGGTGGACGCCGCGCTGATCACCCAGGTGCTGCCCCGGGCCACCGACCGGGCCAAGGACCTCGGCGTGATCAACATCGCCAACTCGGCGCCGCAGGTGCTCGGCCCGGCACTCTCCGCCCCGCTCGTGGTCCACCTGGGCGGCTATCCGACGCTCTACGCGGTCACCGCCGCGGTCACCCTGGTCGGCAGCGCCCTGGTCGTCAAGATCCGCTCAGTCCCGTGA
- the gltX gene encoding glutamate--tRNA ligase, which translates to MTVRVRFAPSPTGMFHVGGARSALQNWIYAKQQGGVFVLRVEDTDAARNKPEWTEGILSALDWIGISRGSYEGPYFQSQNAGEHRAAAARLYDSGRAYYCDCTREDVQARTGSQYQGYDGYHRDLGLGPGEGRALRFRTPDEGATVVVDLIRGEPTFENRLIEDFVIARGDGSPVFLLANVVDDMTMGITHVIRAEEHLPNAPKQQLLWDALGVKPPIWAHVPVVVNEKRQKLSKRRDKVALEAYRDEGYLADAMRNYLMLLGWAPSGDREIVPWSVIEDEFRLEDVNASSAFFDEKKLRAFNGDYIRALPVAEFIDACQPWLTGTGTIAPPPWQPEEFDAEAFAAVAPLAQTRITVLSEIVPNVDFLFLASPLIDEAAWAKTMKDGSAELLDAAIAAFDALESWDAESLKSTLEAVGAERGLKLGKTQAPVRVAVTGRTVGLPLFESLEVLGRERALTRMRAARLRLV; encoded by the coding sequence GTGACGGTACGTGTGCGCTTCGCCCCCTCCCCGACCGGTATGTTCCATGTCGGCGGCGCCCGCTCGGCGCTGCAGAACTGGATCTACGCCAAGCAGCAGGGCGGGGTGTTCGTGCTGCGCGTCGAGGACACCGACGCGGCCCGCAACAAGCCCGAATGGACCGAGGGCATCCTCTCCGCGCTGGACTGGATCGGCATCTCCCGCGGCAGCTACGAGGGGCCGTACTTCCAGTCGCAGAACGCTGGCGAGCACCGGGCCGCCGCCGCCCGGCTCTACGACTCGGGCCGCGCGTACTACTGCGACTGCACCCGCGAGGACGTGCAGGCCCGCACCGGCTCGCAGTACCAGGGCTACGACGGCTACCACCGCGACCTCGGCCTCGGCCCGGGTGAGGGGCGGGCGCTGCGCTTCCGTACGCCCGACGAGGGCGCGACCGTGGTGGTCGACCTGATCCGCGGCGAGCCCACCTTCGAGAACCGCCTGATCGAGGACTTCGTCATCGCCCGGGGCGACGGTTCACCGGTCTTCCTGCTGGCCAACGTCGTCGACGACATGACCATGGGGATCACCCACGTGATCCGGGCCGAGGAGCACCTGCCCAACGCTCCCAAGCAGCAGCTGCTCTGGGACGCCCTCGGGGTCAAGCCGCCGATCTGGGCACACGTGCCGGTGGTGGTCAACGAGAAGCGGCAGAAGCTCTCCAAGCGCCGCGACAAGGTCGCCCTGGAGGCGTACCGGGACGAGGGCTACCTCGCCGACGCGATGCGCAACTACCTGATGCTGCTCGGCTGGGCGCCCTCCGGGGACCGGGAGATCGTCCCCTGGTCGGTGATCGAGGACGAGTTCCGGCTGGAGGACGTCAACGCCTCCTCGGCGTTCTTCGACGAGAAGAAGCTGCGCGCGTTCAACGGCGACTACATCCGTGCGCTGCCGGTGGCCGAGTTCATCGACGCCTGCCAGCCGTGGCTGACCGGCACCGGGACCATCGCGCCGCCGCCGTGGCAGCCCGAGGAGTTCGACGCCGAGGCGTTCGCTGCCGTGGCGCCGCTGGCCCAGACCCGGATCACGGTGCTCAGCGAGATCGTGCCGAACGTCGACTTCCTGTTCCTGGCGTCACCGTTGATCGACGAGGCCGCCTGGGCCAAGACCATGAAGGACGGCTCGGCCGAACTGCTGGACGCCGCCATCGCGGCGTTCGACGCGCTGGAGTCCTGGGACGCCGAGTCGCTGAAGTCGACGCTGGAGGCGGTCGGCGCCGAGCGCGGCCTCAAGCTCGGCAAGACGCAGGCGCCGGTCCGGGTCGCGGTCACCGGTCGCACCGTGGGCCTGCCGCTGTTCGAGTCGCTGGAGGTGCTCGGTCGCGAGCGCGCCCTGACCCGGATGCGCGCCGCCCGGCTCCGCCTGGTCTGA
- a CDS encoding copper resistance CopC family protein has protein sequence MARVVPVVLGVAFGVSLLVPATPAAAHNSLTGSDPRDGARVATAPTRIELRFLAKPAPATTKITVTGPDNVVAGGPPVFDGSRVRVPFRPGAAGLYIVGYQVASGDGHPVKGEVRFTLTTGTAADPSAPAGGIAPTAAAAGPTAEVAPSGTPAATATVGATPAGTPVPTAQESSQLRGWLWTVAAALLVGAFVVGLQRRYRARRR, from the coding sequence TTGGCGCGGGTCGTGCCAGTGGTGCTCGGCGTGGCGTTCGGTGTGTCGTTGCTGGTTCCGGCGACGCCGGCGGCTGCGCACAACTCACTGACGGGCAGCGACCCGCGCGACGGTGCCCGGGTGGCCACCGCGCCCACCCGGATCGAGCTCCGTTTCCTGGCCAAGCCGGCCCCGGCCACGACGAAGATCACAGTAACCGGACCGGACAATGTGGTCGCTGGCGGCCCGCCGGTCTTCGACGGCAGCCGGGTGCGTGTGCCGTTCCGGCCCGGTGCCGCAGGGCTCTACATCGTCGGTTACCAGGTCGCCTCCGGTGACGGGCATCCGGTGAAGGGCGAGGTGCGGTTCACCCTCACCACCGGCACGGCCGCCGACCCGTCCGCGCCCGCCGGTGGCATCGCACCGACCGCCGCGGCGGCGGGTCCGACCGCAGAGGTGGCGCCCTCGGGGACGCCCGCCGCCACCGCGACCGTCGGCGCGACTCCGGCGGGCACCCCGGTGCCGACCGCCCAGGAGAGCAGCCAGTTGCGCGGCTGGCTGTGGACGGTCGCGGCGGCTCTGCTGGTGGGCGCGTTCGTCGTCGGGTTGCAGCGGCGGTACCGAGCCCGGCGCCGCTGA
- the pyrE gene encoding orotate phosphoribosyltransferase yields the protein MTPAETTAALAREIDSTCRLTGQFVLRSGRTADEYFDKYRFEADPRLLDRVAAHLAPLVPTGTEVLAGLELGGIPVVTALGRHTGLPCAFVRKTAKPYGTARLAEGAELAGRRVLVVEDVVTSGGQVVSSTGQLRELGARVDHALCVIDRAEGGAALLAEHGVALRALFTRADLEAHRTR from the coding sequence ATGACTCCCGCAGAGACCACAGCCGCACTCGCCCGAGAGATCGACAGCACCTGCCGGCTGACCGGACAGTTCGTGCTCCGCTCCGGGCGGACCGCCGACGAGTACTTCGACAAGTACCGGTTCGAGGCGGATCCCCGCCTGCTGGACCGGGTGGCCGCCCACCTCGCGCCCCTGGTCCCGACCGGCACCGAGGTGCTGGCTGGACTGGAGCTGGGCGGGATCCCGGTGGTGACCGCGCTCGGCCGGCACACCGGGCTGCCCTGCGCCTTCGTCCGGAAGACCGCCAAGCCGTACGGCACGGCCCGGCTGGCCGAGGGGGCGGAGCTGGCCGGCCGACGGGTGCTGGTGGTCGAGGACGTGGTCACCTCCGGTGGGCAGGTGGTCAGCTCCACCGGGCAGCTGCGCGAGCTGGGCGCCCGGGTCGATCACGCGCTCTGCGTGATCGACCGCGCGGAGGGTGGCGCTGCCCTGCTGGCCGAGCACGGCGTGGCGCTGCGGGCACTGTTCACCCGCGCCGACCTGGAGGCCCACCGGACCCGTTGA
- a CDS encoding sensor histidine kinase, with protein sequence MRPPPWLGSGTRGRDLTLAGASLAGGLVLWALGWQPQIRPHPEVPPALYLPPLLAMCVAVGLRRVAPRTSLAVGTGALVVDTALGGSLGTILIYTQVLYDACVYGPPRLWRWLLRVTIGLSLVGAVVGVLIFDQWRGVAVGVPVVLAGLLPVLTGVSVRQYRDQAAAERARAEQTARLVELDRWQAVSAERARMARELHDLVANHLSAVAIHATAVLSVKGLDRGQVESALRVIRESSVQGLAEMRQMIELLREPGSGGGRAPGAGGGALPEAVTARLAEADRLVERIRAAGLAVRVRTDGTPGPLPVGVDLAAYRIVQESLTNALKHGAGEAELTIAYRPAEVVLTVENPVRRGGAGLPGAGAGLIGMRERATLLAGRFSAGPHDGRWQVRAALPTREDG encoded by the coding sequence ATGCGACCGCCACCGTGGCTCGGCTCCGGCACCCGCGGCCGGGACCTCACCCTGGCCGGCGCGTCGCTGGCCGGCGGCCTGGTGCTGTGGGCCCTCGGTTGGCAACCGCAGATCCGCCCGCACCCGGAGGTGCCGCCCGCGCTGTACCTGCCGCCGCTGCTGGCGATGTGCGTGGCCGTGGGCCTGCGCCGCGTCGCCCCGCGCACCAGCCTGGCCGTCGGCACCGGGGCGCTGGTCGTGGACACCGCGCTCGGCGGCTCGCTGGGGACGATCCTGATCTACACCCAGGTGCTCTACGACGCCTGCGTGTACGGCCCGCCACGGCTGTGGCGGTGGCTGCTGCGGGTGACCATCGGGCTGAGTCTGGTCGGCGCGGTGGTCGGCGTGCTCATCTTCGACCAGTGGCGTGGGGTCGCCGTCGGGGTGCCGGTGGTGCTCGCCGGCCTGCTGCCGGTGCTGACCGGGGTCAGCGTGCGGCAGTACCGCGACCAGGCCGCCGCCGAGCGGGCCCGGGCCGAGCAGACCGCCCGCCTGGTCGAGCTGGACCGCTGGCAGGCGGTCAGCGCCGAGCGGGCCCGGATGGCCCGGGAGCTGCACGACCTGGTCGCCAACCACCTCAGCGCGGTTGCCATCCACGCCACCGCCGTGCTGTCGGTGAAGGGGTTGGACCGCGGCCAGGTCGAGTCGGCGTTGCGGGTGATCCGGGAGAGCAGCGTGCAGGGCCTGGCGGAGATGCGGCAGATGATCGAGCTGCTGCGGGAGCCGGGCTCCGGCGGCGGCCGGGCGCCGGGGGCCGGGGGCGGCGCGCTGCCGGAGGCGGTCACCGCGCGGCTCGCAGAGGCGGACCGGCTGGTCGAGCGGATCCGGGCCGCCGGCCTCGCGGTGCGGGTCCGCACCGACGGCACGCCGGGCCCGCTGCCGGTAGGGGTGGATCTCGCGGCGTACCGGATCGTGCAGGAGTCGCTGACCAACGCGCTCAAGCACGGCGCGGGCGAGGCGGAGCTGACCATCGCGTACCGGCCGGCGGAGGTGGTGCTGACGGTGGAGAACCCGGTCCGCCGGGGCGGGGCCGGGCTGCCCGGCGCCGGTGCCGGGCTGATCGGCATGCGGGAGCGCGCCACGCTGCTGGCGGGCCGGTTCAGCGCCGGACCGCACGACGGCCGCTGGCAGGTCCGGGCGGCGCTGCCCACTCGGGAGGACGGATGA
- a CDS encoding response regulator transcription factor — MTASAREPAGVGAAEPSVRVALADDQPAVRAGLRLILAGAPGVEVVGEAGDGDEAVRLCRELRPDVAVLDIQMPLRDGIAATRAIVAEELADVLVLTTFDLDEYVFGALRAGAAGFLLKDTDAPGLVAAVRTVARGDGFIAPAVTRRLIAAFAATAPGASAATRAALETLTPRERDVLACLGLGLSNQQIADRLVMAESTTKTHVSRILAKLDLRSRVQAAILAQELGLPAPAPPS, encoded by the coding sequence ATGACCGCGTCGGCCCGGGAACCGGCTGGCGTCGGCGCTGCGGAGCCATCGGTACGGGTGGCGCTGGCCGACGACCAGCCGGCGGTACGGGCCGGGCTGAGGCTGATCCTGGCCGGCGCGCCGGGCGTCGAGGTGGTCGGCGAGGCGGGCGACGGCGACGAGGCGGTCCGGCTGTGCCGGGAGCTGCGCCCCGACGTGGCGGTGCTCGACATCCAGATGCCGCTCCGGGACGGGATCGCCGCCACCCGGGCGATCGTGGCCGAGGAGCTCGCCGACGTGCTGGTGCTCACCACCTTCGACCTGGACGAGTACGTCTTCGGCGCGCTGCGCGCTGGCGCGGCCGGTTTCCTGCTCAAGGACACCGACGCCCCGGGGCTCGTCGCGGCGGTGCGGACGGTGGCGCGCGGTGACGGGTTCATCGCCCCGGCGGTGACCCGCCGGTTGATCGCGGCCTTCGCGGCCACCGCGCCGGGCGCGTCGGCGGCCACCCGGGCGGCGCTGGAAACGCTCACCCCGCGCGAACGCGACGTGCTGGCCTGCCTCGGCCTGGGCCTGTCCAACCAGCAGATCGCCGACCGGCTCGTGATGGCGGAGAGCACCACCAAGACACACGTGAGCCGGATCCTGGCGAAGCTGGACCTGCGCAGCCGGGTGCAGGCCGCGATCCTGGCCCAGGAGCTGGGCCTGCCCGCCCCTGCCCCGCCGTCCTGA
- a CDS encoding PucR family transcriptional regulator — MKIQVRTCQAGGVGSTPGGGELTATLRRIERAAGSLATASVARMDETLPWFRALPADQRSWVMLVAQAGAQSLVQWLREGGGTADSTQEVSDEVFAAAPQALARSITLQQTVALIKVTIDVVEEQVSHLAAEGEEHQLREAVLRFSREIAFAAARVYARAAESRGAWDARLQALLVDALLRGDSPDVLASRAAALGWADAPPVAVAVGRSPGGDVSAVLHVVYRLARRIGVEVIGGVHGDRLVIVLGGAADPLAATGKLLSAFGDGPVVVGPAVPSLDEATESARAALSGFRAAPAWPTAPRPVLAAELLPERALAGDAEARRRLRHDVYATLVRAGGELLETLDAFLAAGGTLESAARALFVHPNTVRYRLRRIADVTSFSPLAPRDAFTLQVALTVGRLDPVVSVTSPVPTQTLTPAVRKSAQTGDDHRRSL; from the coding sequence GTGAAGATCCAGGTCAGGACGTGCCAGGCTGGTGGTGTGGGGAGTACGCCGGGCGGTGGGGAGCTGACGGCCACGCTGCGCCGGATCGAGCGGGCAGCGGGGTCGCTGGCCACTGCCAGCGTCGCCCGCATGGACGAGACGCTGCCCTGGTTCCGCGCCCTGCCGGCCGACCAGCGCTCCTGGGTGATGTTGGTGGCCCAGGCCGGCGCTCAGTCGCTGGTGCAGTGGCTGCGCGAGGGCGGCGGCACGGCGGACAGCACCCAGGAGGTCTCCGACGAGGTCTTCGCCGCCGCCCCGCAGGCGCTGGCCCGGTCGATCACCCTTCAGCAGACCGTGGCGCTGATCAAGGTGACCATCGACGTGGTCGAGGAGCAGGTGTCACACCTGGCCGCCGAGGGCGAGGAGCACCAATTGCGCGAGGCGGTGCTGCGCTTCTCCCGGGAGATCGCGTTCGCCGCGGCCCGGGTGTACGCGCGGGCGGCCGAGTCACGCGGCGCGTGGGACGCCCGGTTGCAGGCGCTGCTGGTCGACGCGCTGCTGCGCGGTGACTCGCCGGACGTGCTGGCCAGCCGGGCCGCCGCACTGGGTTGGGCGGACGCGCCGCCGGTCGCGGTGGCGGTGGGCCGCTCCCCCGGTGGCGATGTCTCCGCCGTGCTGCACGTGGTCTACCGGCTGGCCCGCAGGATCGGCGTGGAGGTGATCGGCGGGGTGCACGGCGACCGGCTGGTGATCGTGCTGGGCGGCGCGGCGGACCCGCTGGCCGCCACCGGCAAGCTGCTGAGCGCGTTCGGCGACGGCCCCGTGGTGGTCGGTCCGGCCGTACCCAGTTTGGACGAGGCCACGGAGTCGGCGCGGGCCGCGCTGTCCGGCTTCCGGGCGGCGCCGGCGTGGCCGACCGCTCCGCGGCCGGTGCTGGCCGCGGAGCTGTTGCCGGAGCGGGCGCTCGCCGGCGACGCTGAGGCCCGCCGCCGGTTGCGGCACGACGTGTACGCGACGCTGGTGCGCGCCGGTGGCGAGCTGCTGGAGACCCTGGACGCGTTCCTGGCTGCCGGTGGCACGTTGGAGAGCGCCGCCCGTGCGTTGTTCGTGCATCCGAACACGGTGCGGTACCGGCTGCGCCGGATCGCCGACGTGACCAGCTTCTCGCCGCTGGCTCCCCGGGACGCGTTCACCCTCCAGGTGGCGCTGACCGTCGGCCGGCTGGATCCGGTGGTCTCGGTAACCTCGCCCGTCCCGACCCAGACATTGACCCCGGCCGTCCGGAAATCCGCCCAAACCGGCGACGACCACCGCCGATCTTTGTAG
- a CDS encoding acyltransferase domain-containing protein: protein MLAVLSPGQGSQKPGFLTPWLDLTGTEARLRWWSALAGVDLLHLGTAADADEIKDTARTQPLLVAAALLAAEHLPLYDVTLTAGHSVGELGAAALAGVLPAEAAITLAGVRGREMAAACALEPTGMAAVLGGDPDEVLAAIAANGLHPANRNGAGQIVAAGALDGLDKLAADPPAKTRIIRLQVAGAFHTPYMAPAETALAAVAAGITPADPARILLSNLDGAAVNHGRDMVQRLVRQVTAPVRWDLCMRTLADLGVTGVIELPPAGTLAGLVKRELKGDRAPEIVTLNTPDDLPAARDLIARHGMAPSHEPTMQFRVVVAPSAGTFAPADDLTEGETIRVGQVIGHVGTRQGPVEVAAHQGGVLTEWLAHHDDPVAPGQPLARIGGHS, encoded by the coding sequence GTGCTCGCCGTACTTAGTCCCGGCCAGGGTTCTCAGAAACCCGGCTTCCTGACCCCCTGGCTCGACCTGACCGGCACCGAGGCGCGCCTGCGCTGGTGGTCAGCGTTGGCCGGGGTCGACCTGCTGCACCTCGGCACCGCTGCCGACGCCGACGAGATCAAGGACACCGCCCGCACCCAGCCACTGCTGGTCGCCGCGGCCCTCCTCGCCGCCGAGCACCTCCCGCTGTACGACGTGACGCTCACCGCCGGGCACAGCGTCGGCGAGCTGGGCGCCGCCGCGCTGGCCGGGGTGCTGCCGGCCGAGGCCGCGATCACCCTCGCCGGCGTGCGCGGCCGGGAGATGGCTGCCGCGTGCGCGCTCGAACCGACCGGGATGGCGGCCGTCCTCGGCGGCGACCCGGACGAGGTGCTCGCCGCGATCGCCGCAAACGGGCTGCACCCGGCCAACCGCAACGGCGCCGGGCAGATCGTCGCCGCCGGTGCGCTGGACGGGCTGGACAAGCTCGCCGCCGATCCGCCGGCGAAGACCCGGATCATCCGGCTCCAGGTGGCCGGCGCGTTCCACACCCCGTACATGGCCCCGGCCGAGACCGCGCTGGCCGCCGTCGCCGCCGGGATCACCCCGGCCGACCCGGCCCGGATCCTGCTGTCGAACCTTGACGGCGCTGCCGTCAACCACGGCCGGGACATGGTGCAGCGCCTGGTCCGCCAGGTCACCGCCCCGGTGCGCTGGGATCTGTGCATGCGCACGCTGGCCGACCTCGGGGTGACCGGCGTGATCGAGCTGCCCCCGGCCGGCACGCTCGCCGGGCTGGTCAAGCGAGAGCTGAAGGGCGACCGCGCCCCGGAGATCGTCACCCTGAACACCCCGGACGACCTGCCGGCCGCGCGCGACCTGATCGCCCGGCACGGCATGGCGCCCAGCCACGAGCCCACCATGCAGTTCCGCGTGGTGGTGGCACCGTCCGCCGGCACCTTCGCCCCGGCCGATGACCTGACCGAGGGCGAGACGATCCGCGTCGGCCAGGTCATCGGGCACGTCGGCACCCGCCAGGGGCCGGTCGAGGTGGCCGCGCACCAGGGCGGCGTCCTCACCGAATGGCTCGCCCACCACGACGACCCGGTCGCGCCGGGCCAACCGCTCGCCCGCATCGGAGGACACTCATGA
- a CDS encoding beta-ketoacyl-ACP synthase III, translated as MTGSRIVSMGHYQPSRVVTNDEIAQLVDTNDEWIRDRVGIVTRRIADSETVADMATAAAGKALANSGLTAADIDLVVVATCSSVDRSPNVACRVAAKLGITAPGAYDVNTACSGFGYALGTVDHAIRAGASRNAIVIGAEKLSDFTDWTDRSTCIIFADGAGAAVVTATADDEPAGIGPVIWGSVPEKSDAVRIEGWRPYIQQEGQAVFRWATTALAPLALQACERAGVDPSELAAFVPHQANGRIIDGIAKRLNIPNAIIAKDIVESGNTSAASVPLALSKLVERREVPSGAPVLLFGFGGGLTYAGQVVRCP; from the coding sequence ATGACTGGCAGTCGCATCGTCTCGATGGGGCACTACCAGCCCTCCCGGGTGGTGACCAACGACGAGATCGCCCAACTCGTGGACACCAACGACGAGTGGATCCGGGACCGGGTCGGCATCGTCACCCGGCGGATCGCCGACAGTGAGACGGTGGCCGACATGGCCACCGCCGCCGCCGGCAAGGCGCTGGCCAACTCCGGCCTGACCGCCGCCGACATCGACCTCGTCGTGGTCGCCACCTGCTCCTCGGTCGACCGCAGCCCCAACGTGGCCTGCCGGGTCGCCGCCAAGCTGGGCATCACCGCGCCGGGCGCGTACGACGTCAACACCGCCTGCTCGGGCTTCGGCTACGCGCTGGGCACCGTCGACCACGCCATCCGGGCCGGGGCATCGCGCAACGCGATCGTCATCGGCGCCGAGAAGCTCTCCGACTTCACCGACTGGACCGACCGCTCCACCTGCATCATCTTCGCTGACGGCGCCGGCGCGGCGGTGGTCACCGCGACCGCCGACGACGAGCCGGCCGGGATCGGTCCGGTGATCTGGGGTTCGGTGCCGGAGAAGAGCGACGCGGTCCGCATCGAGGGCTGGCGGCCGTACATCCAGCAGGAGGGGCAGGCCGTGTTCCGCTGGGCCACCACCGCGCTGGCGCCGCTGGCCCTGCAGGCGTGCGAGCGGGCCGGGGTCGACCCGTCGGAGCTGGCCGCGTTCGTGCCGCACCAGGCCAACGGCCGGATCATCGACGGCATCGCCAAGCGGCTCAACATTCCCAACGCGATCATCGCGAAGGACATCGTCGAGTCCGGCAACACCTCGGCGGCGAGCGTGCCGCTGGCCCTGTCCAAGCTGGTCGAGCGGCGGGAGGTGCCCTCGGGCGCACCGGTGCTGCTGTTCGGCTTCGGCGGTGGCCTGACCTACGCCGGTCAGGTCGTCCGCTGCCCCTGA
- a CDS encoding acyl carrier protein has translation MTRDEITTGLAEILEEVAGVNPDDVAEGKSFTDDLDVDSLSMVEVVVAAEEKFGVKIPDNEVQNLKTVGDAVSYIEAQS, from the coding sequence ATGACCCGTGACGAGATCACCACCGGCCTCGCCGAGATCCTCGAAGAGGTTGCCGGGGTGAACCCGGACGACGTGGCCGAGGGGAAGTCCTTCACCGACGACCTCGATGTCGACTCGCTCTCCATGGTGGAGGTCGTGGTGGCGGCCGAGGAGAAGTTCGGCGTCAAGATCCCGGACAACGAGGTGCAGAACCTCAAGACCGTCGGAGACGCGGTCAGCTACATCGAGGCGCAGTCCTGA
- the fabF gene encoding beta-ketoacyl-ACP synthase II — protein MSRPDVVVTGLGATTPLGGDVASTWDAMLAGRSGVSALTQEWAAQLPVRIAAQLAVDPSEVLDRVRLRRLDRSEAIAIIAAQQAWADAGLADSGLDWERLAVSVGSGIGGATTLLAQDDILEASGPRRVSPHTIPMLMPNGPAAWVGLELGAKAGVHSVASACATGAEAIALGLDIIRAGRADVVVAGGTEAVIHPLPIAGFSSMRAMSTRNDDPERASRPWDKGRDGFVLGEGAGIVVLERAEHAAARGARVYARLAGAGITSDAYDIVQPHAEGEGAVRAIAKAIADADVAKRDIVHVNAHATSTPVGDMLEIGALHKALGDHPVLAATKSMTGHLLGAAGALESIATILAIRDGVVPPTINLDDPEDGLTLEVAAQKARHMEIPAALNNAFGFGGHNVALVFTRA, from the coding sequence ATGAGTCGTCCTGACGTCGTCGTCACCGGGCTCGGCGCGACGACCCCGCTCGGCGGGGACGTCGCGTCGACCTGGGACGCAATGCTCGCCGGCCGCTCCGGGGTGAGTGCCCTCACCCAGGAGTGGGCCGCGCAACTGCCGGTCCGGATCGCCGCCCAGCTGGCCGTGGATCCGTCCGAGGTGCTGGACCGGGTCCGGCTGCGCCGGCTGGACCGCTCGGAGGCGATCGCCATCATCGCCGCGCAGCAGGCCTGGGCGGACGCCGGCCTGGCCGACTCCGGCCTCGACTGGGAGCGGCTGGCCGTCAGCGTCGGTTCCGGCATCGGCGGCGCCACCACCCTGCTCGCCCAGGACGACATCCTGGAGGCATCCGGGCCGCGGCGGGTCTCCCCGCACACCATCCCGATGCTGATGCCGAACGGTCCGGCCGCCTGGGTCGGGCTGGAACTGGGCGCCAAGGCCGGCGTGCACTCGGTGGCCAGCGCCTGCGCCACCGGCGCCGAGGCCATCGCGCTCGGCCTGGACATCATCCGCGCCGGCCGGGCCGACGTGGTGGTGGCCGGCGGCACCGAGGCGGTCATCCACCCGCTGCCGATCGCCGGGTTCAGCTCGATGCGGGCCATGTCGACCCGCAACGACGACCCGGAGCGGGCCTCCCGCCCGTGGGACAAGGGCCGCGATGGCTTCGTCCTCGGCGAGGGCGCCGGCATCGTGGTGCTGGAGCGGGCCGAGCACGCCGCCGCCCGGGGCGCCCGGGTGTACGCGCGCCTCGCCGGCGCGGGGATCACCTCCGACGCGTACGACATCGTGCAGCCGCACGCCGAGGGCGAGGGCGCCGTCCGGGCCATCGCGAAGGCGATCGCGGACGCGGACGTGGCCAAGCGGGACATCGTGCACGTCAACGCGCACGCCACCTCGACCCCGGTCGGCGACATGCTGGAGATCGGCGCGCTGCACAAGGCGCTCGGCGATCACCCGGTGCTTGCCGCGACCAAGTCGATGACCGGTCACCTGCTCGGTGCGGCCGGCGCGTTGGAGTCGATCGCCACGATCCTCGCCATCCGCGACGGTGTCGTTCCTCCGACGATCAACCTCGACGACCCGGAGGACGGCCTCACCCTGGAGGTGGCCGCCCAGAAGGCGCGCCACATGGAGATCCCCGCCGCGTTGAACAACGCGTTCGGCTTCGGCGGCCACAACGTGGCTCTCGTCTTCACGCGGGCCTGA